The genomic interval GGCCGGCTGGCCCCTTCACCACCACAcccttcccttcctcctccactaCTTGTCCCTCTGCCTGGCTTCCAAGCTCTCCTTGCTCTCATTCATTGCCACCACAAAGCACCATAGCCACAGAAAGCCCTAGGTCATTCTCAGCCTTCCCTTTCTCTCGTTTGACTCTTTCTCCGTCCTTGGTATATTCCACCCTCTTTGGCCCCAGCCACCACTGCCAAGCACCATAAATAGTATGAAGTACTCTAGAGTCCAGATCAGATCACTCTCGCCAGCCACATCGAGGATTGAGATGAAGGGGACAGTATAATGGTATCTGATGTGCTATTTTTCCTTGATTACTTTGATTTTGCATCCAATGCAACTTAGAGGATTTTGGATATGATCCCTAGTTTCAACATCAAaacgtttttatttttctgaaatGATTCCTGCAACTCCATACATCCAAACTTAAATATTCGAATCTGAATCATATCCTAGCAAATTCAAAATCTACTCGAATCTGATAGggaatccattttttttcaataagtgGGGTCCAAATGGGGCCTTAGTGTCAAAACTGCTTCTCTACAATGTAAAGCAGCTGGAAAAAAGGTTTACATTTATGCTTAACAGTTTATGGccatacatatattaattgcatatttgcatggtTGTCATTATGCCAATTATAATTGTATAGGCAAGCAATGCTCGTTTTAGTGCTGAATCATTTTTTAACTGCACCACAGAATGGATGGACATACTATTACTATCTCGAAGGCAGCAATGATGGGCTTAATTCAAACAAATCAAACTGGATTACTGACTACCGCATAATTGTATACATTGCCAGCAAAACATGAGTCATCAAGTCACCATGAGAAACTCACATGCTTAGCCATTCCAAAGTCAGCCAATTTGACTACACCATTCACATCAACAAGCAAATTAGCTCCTTTGATATCTCTGCAAGAGTATAACGATTTCATTTACATTTGTACTCTTTCAGCATCATGCAATCCAAAGTTTGAATGAAATAACAAAAGGAAcctgataaaaaatatctttcgCAAATTTGGGGCTAAAAATTAAGACTCTAGAGAACACACGGGAAATGACAAAAGACACGGAAGCACACACAAAAGGACTATCATCAACTGTGATATGAATCAGCTCTAAGCGGAATGTGGATAGAAATAAGAATAAGCTTGAGAAAACACAATAACATAAACagacaaaagaaaaccaaaacagcGCAGAAACAGAATGCAGAAACTTCAACATGTaggttcaatttttttatgaaacagCGAGTTAAGTCATTATTAGTTAAGAAAacgaaacaagaaaaaaaaacagagacaAAAGGTTACCTATGCATAATTTTCTGACTATGTAAAAAGGCAAGGCCTTTAAGAATATGACGGGTGAAGCTGCGGATTACTGACTCTGTCATTGCTCCACAATGTTGATTTACATACTTATTAATAGAACCAGGATGAACATATTCGAGATATATGTAGAATCGATCTTCAGTCTGCGAGTTATCCAGATGATTATTAGATAGCAATAGCATTATTAACTAGTACAGAATATCACCTCAATTTGGCATATGAGAACTTACAGTTTCACTGCCGTAATATTGCACTATGTTTTCATGCTTGAATTGactaagaaattttatttcctGAAACAAAGGTAAGATACAGTAAAAAAAGCAAggtaaaaacttatataatctTTAGATAGAATTATAGAAGAGGAGAGGTACTCAAGCATAATTACAATAACATTATGCAACCAGGTCTCCCTAAAAATGGTACGCAAGCTCAGAAATTAATATGTACTTGAGaacaataataaaatgtattatttaatccTCAAAGTAAGAAAAAGGTCATTCTGTTCTGGGAAATAGGCACATAAGAGAAGACATATTAATAATACCATCTCTGTAGAATAAACAACATCTATCTGTATTATCCTTACAAAGTGATACTCCATACCTGCTCCAACTGCTTCAGAGATTCAGCTGATTTAGCATCGTCAGGAATTATGTTGACCTCTTTCATGGCACACAGAGCTCCAGTGTGTCTGTATGTTAGATGGCAGAGGATAATGTTCAAACTTGATGATCCAGCAAACATGGTAATAAAATGCACTTGCATACCTATTGGCGGCCTCATATACACATCCAAATGTGCCACTGCCAATGAGCTTTCCCTTTTGCCACTGGCCAGCCATTGAGGGTGTATCAACTTTTGGAACTGGCTGGTGACTAAAATTCGTCTGCTTTGGGCTTACAGAGGCGGGAGGGAGGGGTAATGGATGTAAATTTACACTCCCATTGCCCTCAGGACGAGAAACATGGTTCTCTGGGAACAACTTTGGATGTATTGGTGAAGGAGGTGCACTTGGGTTTTTTGATCTTAGAACAGGGCTTCTCAATGGACTGGAGCGAGGAGATCGCTCCTGACCGCCCATAAGTTTTTCAGGTGATGCACAAGAAGGAGACGATCCATATAGATCAGGAGACCAGACTGATGCTGACGATAAATTGGTACCTTGGATGGACATTGCAGTGGACAAGAAGTCTACATTACTGATTCTCCGAGGACTCTGTACAGGGCTCGAAAATCCACTGCTTGGAGCACTTTTAGCGGGTATGTCCAATCTGAAGGTCAGTGTTTCATCTGAGCTCTTATCCTGTAATTTCTCTTTAAATGCCTTCCTCCGCTGCCCAAATGTAATCCCATTTGCGCCATTTGATTGCAAGTCACCATGCTCTGGGTTCTTTTGCACAGTTTTAGCTATCCATCTATATTCAGGAACATAAAAACATCAGAATCACTAGAAGCACATAACTGCACTGCATTTCCAGGGTATATTAAGCCTTTGTTGAGCATGGAATAATCTAATATAATGGAGCTAACAGACCAGAAAGCGTAGATATGCACtattgggattttttttcattacctCAGGTAAATGTAACATTGCTCTTGGACTGTGTGAACAGTGTTTTGTAACAATTCACAGACTTGTTGAAtctttatgtttattttagctTAGCAACTTCATGTAAATCCAGTTCAACCAAATCAAATTACAGTGACTTGGTTATTGTTGAAATCCTAGTACCCTACaactttttttagataatggattaacTGGCCTCTACACCAAGAAAGGGTGTACTCAGCCATAGTATCCTACAACTAGCTAATAAGTTCACATAAAGTCAAAATTAACATGGTAAAGTATGATCCAGATGGACTGTATATGTGCAGATGTCCTAAACCCTTTTAACTCTATTTAGCCAAAACCCTACAACATGTGTAAAGGATATCCTCCCTGGTCTCTCAACCGCTGGCATTTGCATTTCACAATTCACTTTAATTGTTCTTAACTTCTTATCCACAACAAGACATTCTATTCCCATATTAAGTGTTCTACCAATGCTACTGCAGTTACCCCTTAGAATTGCTACATGGCTGGGAAGGTATCGATCCCAATCCGTCTCAGAAATGCTAAATCAGTGCGAACGGACATTGCTAAACccaaaaactaattaactTGGCATAGTTCGAACTCGGAAGCAAGGCAATGAAGACTAAAAGGTACTAAAATACTTCACAAATCATCACCTCGGCAACAGTGAAGCTCTGTCGCTTCCATTCTCCGATACCCCGAGCAACGGCGATTCCATAGCCGACCCATTGCAGTCCCCTTCAAATAGCCTCGGTGAAGGAAGGGGATTCCCGGACCCGCGGCAGGGCGAGTCCCCCTCATCGGGAAGGGGCAGTGGGTGCGGCAGCAGcacgggcgacgacgacgacctcggcGGCGCCACCTCCATGTTACTCGGGGTCCTCGAGATCGGCGTCGAGCTAGCAGTAACGAGGCCGAACCCCACATAATCCCTCCTGGAAGGGCACGACGATGGGGCCGCGGACGAGGCGGAGGAATCCAGCCCGATCGCCGAGACCCCGACCTCGATGTCGTCGAcgtgccgcagccgccgctgcctGGTCAACCGCGGCTGCGGATCACTCccccccccaccaccaccaccaccaaaccCCCCATCGCGGCGGGGACCGCCAACGCGGGAGGTGGAGGCCCGCGCGGGGGACGCGGGCGTCGACGCGgacgacggggacggggaaGGGGAAGGTGAAACCGGACGCTTCCACCACCGCATCGGCAAAGGAACACCGCGCAGAGCGAGAGGCGGGGGCGGCGTGGACCGGGCGGGTGGTGGCTTACCGGGAGCGCGTAACCCTAGTGGCCACTGTGGTAATGGCACCGCggggggaggtggaggaggcggagagggggaTCGGCCCCGGAggggagacgacgacgacgacccccGCCATTTGGGCGAATATTTTTCTCCCTCTCCGCTTCTCGGGAGTCGGTTTCGctgttgtttttcttctcttttctgcGGGTTCGGTCCGTCTCTCCACCGCGGGGGCCACGCGGCTTTGGGGGAAGAAGTCCAGCGAAGTCAATTCGTTCACGTACACTGTACATGGCCTCATTTCCGTTCCAATTTAGAGCATGGCTAATGGTTTAGCCAGCTGCCGATTGAATCCAACGCCATATAACATTAAGCCTTCAACACTGTGACTATTAGGTTGGTAAGACAGTCATTGAAtttaatatcaaatatttaatacatacatatagaTATAATCTGGTGTGGTTAAATTCTCGGTGGCCATacacaaaacaacaaaataaaaaaccacaCTGGCTCATCCGGAGCACGAGATCGCAGGGGACACCGAAGCTCCTGCTCGTCGCCGACCGCAGGCGAAATACGGGTGATTTCTGCTCGGGAGAGTGCTTCAGCCGGGCGATAAACGAGTCACCggctcccttctctctcctagCCCGTTACCCATCCACGTAGTATATTTGTGACGTGTACATGTATTTCGCCGGCTGAGTCAGctctattatacttgctcttaggagGTGTTTAGATtcacaaaaattttggaagaagtgtcatgttaaatttttgatgggacgtcggaaggggttttcggatacgaataaaaaaacgaatttcacggctagcctggaaaccgcgaaatgaatcttttgagtctaattaatccgtcattagtatatgttggtactgtagcacttatggctaatcatgaactaattaggctcaaaagatttgtctcaagatttctttcgtaactgtatagttagttttttggttcatggtgtgatgtttttagaaaaaaatttaaaaactaaacaaggtcttattcttttctttttggagaTTTTGCTTCGttccttcttttttgttttcccctCAGCTCCGCTACCTTTAACCTTTTGTCAAGGTCATTTTCCAAGGTGTTTAGGGTTTACTTACACATGTGTTTATGCTTCTCATGTGTACTTGCGTGTAATGTCTTCTTCATGGTCGTCGCATAGACAAGGCATCTCTAAAGCATGTATTTTGTTTCTGAGTCCAAACAATAATCATCCCCTTCTTTTCcgttaaacttatttttataagtcaaaatttgaattcaaactaattgattttaatgttttttcaccgaagtttattttcagccttagtttttagatcattaataaTACTTAcataaaagatttattcacaaaatatttttcatttataaatatattgtttaacatTTTCCACGCAATCGCCACGAATGATTTTGTGGGTTGATGATAATGAAACAGTAATGACTTTTATGTTATTATGACTTTGTGCTTTATTTGCTCTTATAATGTAAACCtaaattttcagttttgacTATTACTGTGTTAACTTATTATTTATCACCCTATCCCCACGTCCAGTTGACATATAAAATGACGTCAAAAACATCATTGACTATGACCTATGGAGAGCGTCAGTAAGATCCAACAATTCTCTAGAATTATTAAGGAAGATACTTGTCATCAAGACTATTAATTTGCGTTAACTAGCAACTTGCTATACAGTAGTATTCCTAGAGGAAGAGACATGCTACCGAGTGCAGTTCCAATAGTGCATTAATGGTGGTAAATAGCTTgcgacataaataaaataatgatatgACAACgtaattaataaagaaagagagagaaaagcttagaaatattttctcacGAAGAAACCAAATCTTCTCTTTAACCAATGCACTaagaaactataaatttaccaTTCGAGAGAAACCACTGGTTTCTAGGGGCATGTGTCATGCTCACCGTTGGTGAAATATATAgagttaggagagagaaaaagaaaacaattattACTTAAAGATATGTCTATcatagaaaatagtttttatagatgattttttatactataacAACCGTGCTGTTTTCTTATATTGGGAGTGCACTTAACGGGTTGGGATTCgttctaaaaaaacatgtgggcattcttaaataaaaatccaaacacACTTATCATTCATTTATAacataatctataaataaatatgagaaAACCCATGCATATTTAACTGAAACAcgtaaaatatgaattatgtATAGACCGAACTATTATCCGGACTATGATATTTGTGCTCATCAACTGTGCCGcttgtgttaaaaaaaaggctaaaGATTTTTCTACCAAACGCGTAATTTTCAAGGAGTTGCCGTCCAAAACCACCAAGAATGGCAGAAAAACCCTCGCACAGCACGTGAGCGGTGAAGCGAAGGCGTTGTTTGGGCCAGGCGCCCCTAGGAAAGCCCACGTTTCCAAgcccaaccaaaccaaaccagtcGAGCGAGCCGAACCGAACCCCGTCTCCTCTCTCCACGCGCACCCCCTGACAAGAGCCCCCCTCTTCCGTTCCTTCCgagcaggagagagagagagagagggggggggcgAGAGCgagcaggaggcggcgccggcggcgatggtgtcGGACTCGGAGCTGGTGGAGCGGCTGCGGGAGGTGCTGCGGGAGTCGGACctcaacaccaccaccaccgccatcctgcgccgccgcctcgaggAGGACTTCGGGGTCGACCTCTCCGACAAGAAGCTCTTCATCCGGGAGCAGGtcgacctcctcctctccgAGGTCGCCGGCAAggcggagcaggaggaggcggagg from Oryza brachyantha chromosome 3, ObraRS2, whole genome shotgun sequence carries:
- the LOC102710106 gene encoding mitogen-activated protein kinase kinase kinase 5-like; translation: MRWWKRPVSPSPSPSPSSASTPASPARASTSRVGGPRRDGGFGGGGGGGGSDPQPRLTRQRRLRHVDDIEVGVSAIGLDSSASSAAPSSCPSRRDYVGFGLVTASSTPISRTPSNMEVAPPRSSSSPVLLPHPLPLPDEGDSPCRGSGNPLPSPRLFEGDCNGSAMESPLLGVSENGSDRASLLPRWIAKTVQKNPEHGDLQSNGANGITFGQRRKAFKEKLQDKSSDETLTFRLDIPAKSAPSSGFSSPVQSPRRISNVDFLSTAMSIQGTNLSSASVWSPDLYGSSPSCASPEKLMGGQERSPRSSPLRSPVLRSKNPSAPPSPIHPKLFPENHVSRPEGNGSVNLHPLPLPPASVSPKQTNFSHQPVPKVDTPSMAGQWQKGKLIGSGTFGCVYEAANRHTGALCAMKEVNIIPDDAKSAESLKQLEQEIKFLSQFKHENIVQYYGSETTEDRFYIYLEYVHPGSINKYVNQHCGAMTESVIRSFTRHILKGLAFLHSQKIMHRDIKGANLLVDVNGVVKLADFGMAKHLSTAAPNLSLKGTPYWMAPEVVQATLVKDVGYDLAVDIWSLGCTIIEMFTGKPPWSGLEGPAAMFKVLHKDPSIPDSLSPEGKDFLRCCFKRNPAERPTASKLLEHPFVHNSNHYKQHSALHSVGLKSTDTGHNARDKNSGKIDSLMRGKHTITTGETSSGRSPGSLSNRMGVGPTALPNLETRSLSPQPMSLRSSPGSAAHTPSSMNFSIAYHQPSPLPRSNGKESINMFALKHGELPT